One genomic segment of Scophthalmus maximus strain ysfricsl-2021 chromosome 3, ASM2237912v1, whole genome shotgun sequence includes these proteins:
- the LOC118317489 gene encoding RING finger protein 223, with amino-acid sequence MEHPSQIWHVQVGPQDAPVELQKTVPAASQPECSICYNTYDNVFKTPKLLECTHTFCLECLSRLMAVSQTEGESSGGSLRLSCPFCRHPTTLPEEGPPALATSREVLCKLPDHQQQEQPVWLDGEKLCYKSGMHSAGLGAPESPTAFCICVDIGASKAVGTPAETRSPSYGLLGRMGDWKRLMLFVVLIVLLVAIVLWPLQCVFTTGNMRCMREIRPNPTLSTTTATLDLFTRLPGASE; translated from the coding sequence ATGGAACACCCTTCGCAGATTTGGCACGTACAGGTTGGCCCCCAGGACGCGCCCGTGGAGCTGCAGAAGACGGTCCCGGCCGCGAGCCAGCCGGAGTGCTCCATCTGCTACAACACATACGACAATGTCTTCAAGACGCCCAAGCTGCTGGAGTGCACCCACACCTTCTGCCTGGAGTGCCTCTCCCGCCTCATGGCCGTGTCGCAGACCGAAGGTGAAAGCAGCGGCGGGAGCCTGCGCCTCTCCTGCCCCTTCTGCCGCCACCCGACCACGCTGCCCGAGGAGGGACCCCCGGCCCTGGCCACCAGCCGCGAGGTCCTGTGCAAGCTTCCagaccaccagcagcaggagcagccggTGTGGCTGGACGGGGAGAAGCTGTGCTACAAGAGCGGCATGCACAGCGCGGGCTTGGGCGCGCCCGAAAGCCCAACGGCCTTCTGCATCTGCGTTGACATTGGCGCCAGCAAGGCGGTCGGCACGCCGGCGGAGACACGCTCCCCGAGCTACGGCCTGCTGGGTCGGATGGGCGACTGGAAGAGGCTGATGCTCTTCGTCGTGCTCATTGTGCTGCTGGTTGCCATCGTGCTGTGGCCACTGCAGTGCGTGTTCACCACCGGCAACATGCGCTGCATGCGCGAAATCCGCCCCAACCCCACGCTCAGCACAACCACTGCCACCCTCGACCTGTTCACCAGGCTGCCTGGTGCGTCAGAGTGA